In one Leptospiraceae bacterium genomic region, the following are encoded:
- a CDS encoding CPBP family intramembrane metalloprotease: MLEELLEKLHLTTKNAYDYSRKNKSKKKKLKKKFIYKNRVRESVFFMLSLNGSYIISLSCMVLFRDGLIRSETYVKILFAYTCLTVLLGVFYLPYKLKHYGLNRKKLIYNLKMGSLLGLIGLILAVLIRISLVKSGRLEFRFRAIPEWEFFLYPFSVMAQETMIRGYLQSYFISLFDGSKKNEFVAIFLSSIIFGIMHLMYGFILAGLAFLFSIILGYFYRKSESLVGVLIIHFMTGTAMFYFKH; the protein is encoded by the coding sequence ATGCTGGAAGAATTGTTAGAAAAACTTCACCTGACAACGAAGAATGCTTATGACTATTCGAGAAAGAATAAATCAAAAAAGAAGAAACTGAAAAAGAAATTCATTTATAAAAATAGGGTTAGAGAGTCTGTCTTTTTTATGCTAAGTCTGAATGGTTCCTATATTATCAGTCTCAGCTGCATGGTATTATTTAGAGACGGGCTTATTAGGAGCGAAACTTATGTAAAAATTTTATTTGCTTATACCTGCCTTACCGTTCTTTTAGGAGTTTTTTATCTACCTTATAAACTCAAACACTATGGGCTGAATAGGAAAAAGTTAATATATAATCTCAAAATGGGAAGCCTTCTGGGTTTAATAGGACTTATACTGGCGGTTCTTATCCGTATTAGCCTTGTAAAATCGGGAAGATTGGAATTTCGGTTTCGAGCCATTCCCGAGTGGGAGTTCTTCCTTTACCCATTTAGCGTAATGGCTCAGGAAACAATGATTCGAGGCTATTTACAATCCTATTTTATCTCCTTATTTGATGGTAGTAAAAAAAATGAATTTGTAGCGATATTTTTGTCTTCAATTATTTTTGGAATAATGCACCTGATGTATGGATTCATACTGGCAGGTCTTGCCTTTCTTTTTTCAATTATTCTCGGTTACTTTTACAGAAAATCTGAATCTCTCGTAGGAGTCTTGATCATACATTTTATGACAGGTACGGCTATGTTCTATTTTAAACATTAA
- a CDS encoding DUF445 family protein, whose translation MMPFTYGFVGWFTNWVALKMTFYPLKFWGIPPYIGWQGIIPRKAHKMASKSVDIITTRLLKIEEVFDRVEPEGIESELKPILSKMIREVTQDIVNDINPNLWSILPDRVKQEIYTTAEAQIPGGIRTIIMNVRKNIYQVFDIKGLVLKSLTGDNVTLIVEMFQSIGAPEFKFIERSGFYFGFLLGLIQMIFWLFFPIWWTLPIQGIIVGYLTNWLAINMIFRPLYEKKYLGFIKYQGLFLKRQDEVAKQYAHMVATRILTARAVLKEIFYGKAADEVYNIVQSAAIKAVENTATSAQPIISLTIGPAKYQNVKKQIIDRMMEIAPRSIETIEEYVSAALDFEKTMYEKMRYLDPPEFESVLRSAFQEDELLLILIGAVLGAMVGLGQAISMVM comes from the coding sequence ATGATGCCATTTACATATGGTTTTGTTGGATGGTTTACCAACTGGGTAGCCTTAAAAATGACTTTTTACCCTTTGAAGTTTTGGGGGATTCCTCCTTATATTGGATGGCAGGGGATCATCCCCAGAAAGGCCCATAAAATGGCCAGTAAGTCTGTAGATATTATTACAACCAGACTTTTAAAGATTGAAGAGGTATTCGATAGAGTAGAACCGGAAGGTATTGAAAGTGAATTAAAGCCTATCCTTTCCAAGATGATACGAGAAGTGACCCAGGATATAGTAAACGACATAAACCCTAACCTCTGGTCTATACTTCCGGATAGAGTGAAGCAGGAAATTTATACAACAGCAGAAGCCCAAATTCCTGGTGGCATTCGTACTATCATCATGAATGTTCGTAAGAATATCTACCAGGTTTTTGATATAAAAGGGCTGGTCTTGAAAAGCCTCACCGGGGACAATGTGACGCTTATTGTAGAAATGTTTCAGAGTATTGGTGCTCCCGAATTCAAATTTATAGAAAGAAGTGGTTTTTACTTTGGGTTTCTTCTCGGTCTGATTCAAATGATATTCTGGTTATTCTTTCCAATCTGGTGGACTCTTCCTATCCAGGGAATTATTGTGGGATATTTAACGAACTGGCTGGCAATTAATATGATTTTCAGACCTCTCTATGAAAAGAAATATCTTGGTTTTATTAAATACCAGGGACTTTTCTTAAAACGTCAGGATGAGGTAGCCAAGCAATATGCACACATGGTAGCCACAAGGATATTAACTGCCAGAGCGGTTCTGAAAGAAATTTTCTATGGTAAAGCTGCTGATGAGGTGTACAATATTGTTCAGAGTGCGGCTATTAAAGCCGTAGAAAACACAGCCACTTCTGCACAACCGATAATCTCCTTAACCATCGGACCTGCGAAATACCAGAATGTGAAGAAGCAAATTATCGACAGAATGATGGAGATTGCACCCCGTTCTATAGAAACTATTGAAGAGTATGTAAGTGCGGCTCTGGATTTTGAAAAGACCATGTATGAAAAAATGCGTTATCTGGATCCTCCCGAATTTGAAAGTGTTCTTCGTTCAGCTTTTCAGGAAGACGAACTTCTACTCATTCTTATCGGGGCGGTTTTGGGTGCTATGGTCGGTCTGGGTCAGGCCATATCTATGGTGATGTAG